A region of Ornithodoros turicata isolate Travis chromosome 5, ASM3712646v1, whole genome shotgun sequence DNA encodes the following proteins:
- the LOC135394747 gene encoding nucleoporin p58/p45-like isoform X2 codes for MTVPGGGGFSFGTQQTQASPFGNVSFGMQSPQTTTTQSLFGAAPTVPPTGVVQPFSFGAPATGSTQTGTVNPFALSTQQAAPGMNPPLTFGTQTAMAGTAQQPFAFGAVAATTSAPVGTTQPFGFGAAGQTSGFSFNTPATSVPSFGGFGAPTPAQSATPTFGGFGAAQTTQPSVGFGAAPTGFGGFGSTATTTSAPSGGFAGFGTPSTAAPAAVGFTGFGTPATSAPTAFTGFGTQPAQPTGGFTGFGTAPVASTAAPTAAPVAFAGFGKTPAATSASTGFLGFGSMSTTAATTAQVPAQTYTFGAPATSAPSGFTFGSATQPAAAPAATSAAAPAVPFGGLAAATPATTTTATPFAGIGAVTTSASTGFTFGKLPTTTTTTTAGTSTLCGFGLTTTASSTAAPTLTTFGSFATPTSAAATTSAPSLTVTTTTTAAASTPSFSFGGFGTTTTTTAATTTTAGLTFGGSSLLTTTTAAATTAPSVFGASLFPTTTTTTSGAAAPVFGQTATTSTGFSLGSLSSTSAPSLSATASATVPATSSVGLGGVDILPASSAAGSAGGKADKAVKESTLPNEIVQTVESFKAYVNEQKEVREEIFRVSSRLITKVQEETSALRQLLSTIESGIQRNALAIDRLKEDTALELKNAEIAHHTKETPAALQYENTAPTVYFQRLVASFSQQMKLYKQQIEELEQHFASMSSSSSLTPQDLTLLVKRQHETFVSLAAQLHSLHNSVQKRKEEFLSLRRGTSCGLAAEGHIQVAARAAMNNRVPVTFGPAPFSNARSDAALAMALALDRAAQPSVGGLGQLGMQPAPGGGGLNTSGLFGAQSSFSSPSLFGSTGSSFKPLGK; via the exons ATGACAGTTCCCGGAGGCGGTGGGTTTTCTTTCGGGACGCAGCAAACGCAAGCTTCGCCATTTGGAAACGTCTCTTTCGGTATGCAGAG CCCTCAAACAACTACGACGCAGTCGTTGTTCGGAGCAGCCCCCACAGTACCTCCAACAG GTGTGGTACAGCCTTTCAGTTTTGGCGCACCTGCTACAGGCTCCACTCAAACTG GAACAGTCAACCCATTTGCCCTCAGTACCCAACAGGCAGCGCCAG GCATGAATCCACCGTTAACATTTGGGACGCAAACTGCAATGGCAG GGACAGCACAGCAGCCGTTCGCGTTTGGTGCTGTTGCTGCCACAACGTCGGCACCTGTTG GTACCACGCAGCCATTTGGCTTTGGGGCAGCTGGTCAAACTTCGG GATTTTCATTCAACACCCCCGCCACATCAGTGCCCTCTTTTGGGGGTTTCGGCGCTCCGACTCCTGCACAGTCTGCAACCCCAACATTTGGTGGATTCGGCGCAGCACAAACAACTCAACCATCTGTCGGCTTTGGAGCTGCGCCAACGGGATTTGGAGGCTTCGGATCGACCGCCACCACAACCTCGGCACCATCCGGAGGGTTTGCGGGTTTTGGAACTCCATCGACGGCAGCACCCGCCGCTGTCGGATTCACCGGATTCGGCACGCCGGCTACTTCGGCACCCACTGCGTTTACTGGCTTTGGAACTCAGCCCGCACAGCCCACTGGAGGATTTACTGGTTTCGGCACTGCCCCAGTCGCATCAACGGCAGCACCAACCGCGGCACCTGTGGCCTTTGCTGGGTTCGGTAAAACTCCCGCAGCTACATCAGCGTCAACGGGTTTCCTAGGCTTTGGCAGCATGTCAACAACTGCAGCAACCACAGCTCAAGTTCCAGCACAAACATATACTTTCGGTGCTCCTGCCACATCTGCTCCGTCTGGATTTACTTTTGGTTCCGCTACGCAGCCAGCTGCTGCACCTGCAGCCACTTCTGCAGCTGCTCCTGCGGTTCCTTTTGGAGGTCTCGCAGCAGCGACACCTGCCACCACCACGACGGCAACACCATTTGCGGGAATCGGTGCGGTGACGACGAGTGCTTCGACAGGATTCACGTTTGGCAAGCTTCCGACTACGACGACGACCACAACGGCGGGTACTTCGACTCTCTGTGGCTTCGGACTAACTACTACTGCTAGCTCAACGGCGGCACCAACCTTAACCACCTTTGGTTCGTTTG CAACACCGACGAGCGCTGCAGCGACAACCTCCGCGCCGTCTCTAACCGTAACAACCACGACTACAGCGGCTGCGTCGACTCCCTCGTTCTCCTTTGGTGGATTTGGCACGACTACGACTACTACGGCTGCCACGACTACGACGGCTGGCTTGACTTTCGGAGGGTCCAGCCTCCTTACGACTACCACGGCTGCTGCCACCACCGCTCCATCGGTCTTCGGTGCGTCTTTGTTCCCGACCACGACTACCACCACATCAGGAGCAGCAGCACCTGTCTTTGGTCAGACAGCTACAACCTCGACAGGATTTTCTTTAG GTAGTCTCAGTTCCACGAGCGCTCCGAGCCTGAGTGCAACGGCATCCGCGACAGTTCCCGCCACTTCGTCCGTTGGGTTGGGAGGTGTGGACATCTTGCCGGCGTCCAGTGCTGCAG gctCCGCCGGAGGAAAAGC TGACAAAGCAGTGAAAGAGAGCACTCTCCCAAACGAGATTGTACAGACAGTGGAGTCATTCAA GGCTTACGTGAATGAGCAGAAGGAAGTGAGAGAGGAGATCTTCAGGGTCTCTTCTCGTCTGATTACCAAAGTACAAGAGGAGACAAGTGCACTACGGCAACTGCTATCCACTATTGAGAGTGGAATTCAGAGGAATGCATTAGCCATCGACAGGTTGAAGGAGGACACTGCGCTG GAATTGAAGAATGCCGAAATTGCTCACCACACTAAAGAAACGCCTGCTGCTCTGCAGTACGAGAACACTGCTCCCACCGT GTACTTCCAAAGGCTAGTAGCAAGTTTCAGCCAACAGATGAAGCTGTACAAGCAACAGATAGAGGAGTTAGAACAGCACTTTGCGTCAATGTCTAGTTCGTCGTCTCTGACTCCTCAAG ATCTCACCCTCCTTGTGAAAAGGCAACACGAAACCTTTGTCTCTCTTGCGGCACAACTTCACAGTTTGCATAATAGTGTACAG AAACGAAAAGAGGAGTTCCTGAGCCTGAGGAGAGGAACCTCCTGTGGACTGGCCGCAGAAGGCCATATTCAGGTGGCAGCACGTGCTGCAATGAACAATCGCGTCCCAGTTACCTTTGGCCCAGCACCATTTTCAAATGCAAGAAGTGATGCTGCCCTTGCAATGGCTCTGGCTTTGGACCGAGCTGCACAACCATCTGTCGGAG GCTTAGGTCAGTTAGGTATGCAGCCAGCACCAGGAGGCGGAG GCCTGAACACATCGGGGTTATTTGGTGCCCAGTCATCCTTCAGCTCACCATCTCTCTTTGGGTCCACCGGTTCGTCATTCAAACCCCTAGGTAAATAG
- the LOC135394747 gene encoding nucleoporin p58/p45-like isoform X1, which yields MTVPGGGGFSFGTQQTQASPFGNVSFGMQSPQTTTTQSLFGAAPTVPPTGVVQPFSFGAPATGSTQTGTVNPFALSTQQAAPGMNPPLTFGTQTAMAGTAQQPFAFGAVAATTSAPVGTTQPFGFGAAGQTSGFSFNTPATSVPSFGGFGAPTPAQSATPTFGGFGAAQTTQPSVGFGAAPTGFGGFGSTATTTSAPSGGFAGFGTPSTAAPAAVGFTGFGTPATSAPTAFTGFGTQPAQPTGGFTGFGTAPVASTAAPTAAPVAFAGFGKTPAATSASTGFLGFGSMSTTAATTAQVPAQTYTFGAPATSAPSGFTFGSATQPAAAPAATSAAAPAVPFGGLAAATPATTTTATPFAGIGAVTTSASTGFTFGKLPTTTTTTTAGTSTLCGFGLTTTASSTAAPTLTTFGSFATPTSAAATTSAPSLTVTTTTTAAASTPSFSFGGFGTTTTTTAATTTTAGLTFGGSSLLTTTTAAATTAPSVFGASLFPTTTTTTSGAAAPVFGQTATTSTGFSLGSLSSTSAPSLSATASATVPATSSVGLGGVDILPASSAAGSAGGKADKAVKESTLPNEIVQTVESFKAYVNEQKEVREEIFRVSSRLITKVQEETSALRQLLSTIESGIQRNALAIDRLKEDTALELKNAEIAHHTKETPAALQYENTAPTVYFQRLVASFSQQMKLYKQQIEELEQHFASMSSSSSLTPQDLTLLVKRQHETFVSLAAQLHSLHNSVQKRKEEFLSLRRGTSCGLAAEGHIQVAARAAMNNRVPVTFGPAPFSNARSDAALAMALALDRAAQPSVGGLGQLGMQPAPGGGGLNTSGLFGAQSSFSSPSLFGSTGSSFKPLGADTFGASPVSQVSTQPFQLQKPPPGNKRGKK from the exons ATGACAGTTCCCGGAGGCGGTGGGTTTTCTTTCGGGACGCAGCAAACGCAAGCTTCGCCATTTGGAAACGTCTCTTTCGGTATGCAGAG CCCTCAAACAACTACGACGCAGTCGTTGTTCGGAGCAGCCCCCACAGTACCTCCAACAG GTGTGGTACAGCCTTTCAGTTTTGGCGCACCTGCTACAGGCTCCACTCAAACTG GAACAGTCAACCCATTTGCCCTCAGTACCCAACAGGCAGCGCCAG GCATGAATCCACCGTTAACATTTGGGACGCAAACTGCAATGGCAG GGACAGCACAGCAGCCGTTCGCGTTTGGTGCTGTTGCTGCCACAACGTCGGCACCTGTTG GTACCACGCAGCCATTTGGCTTTGGGGCAGCTGGTCAAACTTCGG GATTTTCATTCAACACCCCCGCCACATCAGTGCCCTCTTTTGGGGGTTTCGGCGCTCCGACTCCTGCACAGTCTGCAACCCCAACATTTGGTGGATTCGGCGCAGCACAAACAACTCAACCATCTGTCGGCTTTGGAGCTGCGCCAACGGGATTTGGAGGCTTCGGATCGACCGCCACCACAACCTCGGCACCATCCGGAGGGTTTGCGGGTTTTGGAACTCCATCGACGGCAGCACCCGCCGCTGTCGGATTCACCGGATTCGGCACGCCGGCTACTTCGGCACCCACTGCGTTTACTGGCTTTGGAACTCAGCCCGCACAGCCCACTGGAGGATTTACTGGTTTCGGCACTGCCCCAGTCGCATCAACGGCAGCACCAACCGCGGCACCTGTGGCCTTTGCTGGGTTCGGTAAAACTCCCGCAGCTACATCAGCGTCAACGGGTTTCCTAGGCTTTGGCAGCATGTCAACAACTGCAGCAACCACAGCTCAAGTTCCAGCACAAACATATACTTTCGGTGCTCCTGCCACATCTGCTCCGTCTGGATTTACTTTTGGTTCCGCTACGCAGCCAGCTGCTGCACCTGCAGCCACTTCTGCAGCTGCTCCTGCGGTTCCTTTTGGAGGTCTCGCAGCAGCGACACCTGCCACCACCACGACGGCAACACCATTTGCGGGAATCGGTGCGGTGACGACGAGTGCTTCGACAGGATTCACGTTTGGCAAGCTTCCGACTACGACGACGACCACAACGGCGGGTACTTCGACTCTCTGTGGCTTCGGACTAACTACTACTGCTAGCTCAACGGCGGCACCAACCTTAACCACCTTTGGTTCGTTTG CAACACCGACGAGCGCTGCAGCGACAACCTCCGCGCCGTCTCTAACCGTAACAACCACGACTACAGCGGCTGCGTCGACTCCCTCGTTCTCCTTTGGTGGATTTGGCACGACTACGACTACTACGGCTGCCACGACTACGACGGCTGGCTTGACTTTCGGAGGGTCCAGCCTCCTTACGACTACCACGGCTGCTGCCACCACCGCTCCATCGGTCTTCGGTGCGTCTTTGTTCCCGACCACGACTACCACCACATCAGGAGCAGCAGCACCTGTCTTTGGTCAGACAGCTACAACCTCGACAGGATTTTCTTTAG GTAGTCTCAGTTCCACGAGCGCTCCGAGCCTGAGTGCAACGGCATCCGCGACAGTTCCCGCCACTTCGTCCGTTGGGTTGGGAGGTGTGGACATCTTGCCGGCGTCCAGTGCTGCAG gctCCGCCGGAGGAAAAGC TGACAAAGCAGTGAAAGAGAGCACTCTCCCAAACGAGATTGTACAGACAGTGGAGTCATTCAA GGCTTACGTGAATGAGCAGAAGGAAGTGAGAGAGGAGATCTTCAGGGTCTCTTCTCGTCTGATTACCAAAGTACAAGAGGAGACAAGTGCACTACGGCAACTGCTATCCACTATTGAGAGTGGAATTCAGAGGAATGCATTAGCCATCGACAGGTTGAAGGAGGACACTGCGCTG GAATTGAAGAATGCCGAAATTGCTCACCACACTAAAGAAACGCCTGCTGCTCTGCAGTACGAGAACACTGCTCCCACCGT GTACTTCCAAAGGCTAGTAGCAAGTTTCAGCCAACAGATGAAGCTGTACAAGCAACAGATAGAGGAGTTAGAACAGCACTTTGCGTCAATGTCTAGTTCGTCGTCTCTGACTCCTCAAG ATCTCACCCTCCTTGTGAAAAGGCAACACGAAACCTTTGTCTCTCTTGCGGCACAACTTCACAGTTTGCATAATAGTGTACAG AAACGAAAAGAGGAGTTCCTGAGCCTGAGGAGAGGAACCTCCTGTGGACTGGCCGCAGAAGGCCATATTCAGGTGGCAGCACGTGCTGCAATGAACAATCGCGTCCCAGTTACCTTTGGCCCAGCACCATTTTCAAATGCAAGAAGTGATGCTGCCCTTGCAATGGCTCTGGCTTTGGACCGAGCTGCACAACCATCTGTCGGAG GCTTAGGTCAGTTAGGTATGCAGCCAGCACCAGGAGGCGGAG GCCTGAACACATCGGGGTTATTTGGTGCCCAGTCATCCTTCAGCTCACCATCTCTCTTTGGGTCCACCGGTTCGTCATTCAAACCCCTAG